A single window of Sporosarcina sp. FSL W7-1349 DNA harbors:
- a CDS encoding precorrin-8X methylmutase, which yields MNFQTEFKPATIQPQEIEDLSFKIITDELGEHPFTAEQYPVVQRVIHASADFDLGRSLVFHPDAIRAGIEAIRSGKPLVADVQMVQVGVSKPRIEKYGGDVRVYISDPDVMAEAKKQNLTRAIISMQKAVKEAEGGIFAIGNAPTALLELIRLVKNGEARPGLVIGMPVGFVSAEESKAELAKLDIPFITNIGRKGGSPVTVAAVNAISLMATQLD from the coding sequence ATGAATTTCCAGACAGAGTTTAAACCGGCGACAATCCAGCCGCAGGAAATCGAGGATTTGAGCTTTAAGATCATCACAGACGAACTGGGGGAGCATCCCTTTACAGCAGAACAGTATCCGGTCGTCCAGCGGGTCATTCATGCTTCGGCCGATTTCGACCTAGGCAGAAGCCTGGTCTTCCATCCAGATGCCATCCGTGCCGGCATCGAAGCGATCCGCAGCGGGAAACCGCTTGTTGCGGATGTCCAGATGGTGCAAGTCGGCGTAAGCAAGCCGCGGATCGAAAAATACGGCGGAGATGTCCGAGTCTATATTTCCGATCCGGATGTCATGGCGGAAGCGAAAAAGCAGAACTTGACCCGCGCGATTATCTCGATGCAGAAAGCCGTAAAGGAAGCGGAAGGCGGCATTTTTGCGATCGGTAATGCCCCAACTGCCCTGCTGGAATTGATTCGTCTTGTGAAAAATGGGGAAGCACGTCCCGGACTTGTTATCGGAATGCCGGTCGGCTTTGTATCTGCCGAAGAATCCAAAGCCGAATTGGCGAAGCTAGATATTCCATTCATTACGAACATCGGGCGAAAAGGCGGCAGCCCTGTCACTGTTGCGGCGGTCAATGCCATCTCGCTCATGGCGACTCAACTCGATTGA